The sequence below is a genomic window from Labrys wisconsinensis.
CTCGCCGCCGCGCACGTCGAAGTCCACGCCCTTCAGCGCGTGCACCCCGCCGAAGGACTTGGTGATCGCCGTCAGCCTGGCAAGGTCCGTCATGACCGGGCTGGCCCGGACTGTGCGGCGACGAGATGAGACGGGCTTCGGCCCATGGCGTCAAACCTCCCGGGAGGACGAGACGGTCGCGACGATAGGTGGCAGGACTCTCGAAATCAAGATATTAATTGCAAATAGTTCGCTATTATGCAATAATTTGCTCTATAGCACTTGGTGCCCAGGGTGCTCGGACTCCCGTAGAAAGGGGCCCTGTCCAACGGCGATCTCCATCCGCAAAGCGTGCCATGCCCCGCCCCCCTCGCGACGAAGAGACCATCCTGCATATCGCGCGGCTGCACCACGAGGAGGGGCTGATGCAGACCGAGATCGCCCGGGACCTGAAGATCTCGGAGGCGACCGTCAGCCGCTATCTCAGGCAGGCGATGGAGCTCGGCTTCATCGAGGTGCGCGTCGCTTCGCGCGCCTTCCGCAACTTCGACCTGGAGCGCCGGCTCGTCCGCCGGTTCGGCCTCGTCTCCGCCATCGTCATCGAGCCGCGGACCTCCGCGGCCGAGACGCGCCGGATCCTCGGCAATGCCGCCGGCCGGGCGCTGGAGGATCTCCTCGCCAACGGCTCCGTCATCGGCGTCTCGAACGGCGAGACCGTCGCCGCCGTCGCGGCCGAAGCCCGGCGGTCGCGTTCGGCCCATATCGACGTCGTCACGCTGATCGGCGGCGTCGGGCGGGCGGAGGAGGCGACGCATACCGGCCAGATCTGCCGGACGCTGGCGGACCGTCTCGGCGGCCGCTCCTGGATCCTGCCGGTGCCGGCCGTCGTCGACAGCCCCGCCCTGGCCGAGACGCTGCGCGGGATGGAGGCCTTCCGCGAGGTCTTCTCGCTGTTCGACCGGATGACGGTCGCCGTCATCGGCGTCGGGGCGCTGACGCCGGAATCCTCGACCTTCCAGCACGGCCTGTTCACGCAGGGCCATCTTCGGGGCATCGTCGCGCGCCATGCGGCCGGCTCGATCTGCGCACGTTTCTACGACGCGGACGGCAAGGGCCTGCCGACGGATCTCGATGCCTGCACGCTCTCCATCACCCTGGAGCAGCTCGCCACGGTGCCGCATCGCTTCGCCGTGGCGCTGGGAGCCGACAAGGTCCCGGCGATCCGCGCCGGGATCGCCGGCCGCCTGATCAACATGCTGGGCACGGACGCGCCGACGGCGGAGGCCCTGCTGGGATGACCCTTGGTCACCAGCAGGTGTAGCCGCCGTCCACCTGCACGATCGAGCCTGTCAGCAGGCTCGAGGCGTCGCAGGCGAGGAAGAGGATGGCCGAGGCGACCTCGTCGACGCGGCCGAGGCGCGCCATCGGCGTGTTGCCGATCCAGGCCGCATACATCGCCGGGTCGTCCCGGACGAGGGCGTTGAGCTCGGTGTCGATATAGGTCGGCGCCACCGCGTTGACGCGCACGCCCCGGCTCGCCCATTCGGCCGCCAGCGACTTGGTGAGGTGGTGGACGGCCGCCTTGGAGGCGTTGTAGTGCGCCTGCTCCTGCGGCTTGTTGACGATGAAGCCGGACATCGAGCCGATATTGACGATCGAGCCGCTGCCCGCCGCCAGCATCGACCGCCCGAAGGTGCGCGAGCACCAGAACAGGCCGTTCAGGTTGACGTCGAGGACCTTGAGCCAGCGCTCGTCGGTCATGGTCTCCGCCGGCGTGTTGCTGAGGGCGATGCCGGCATTGTTGACGAGGATATCCATGCGGCCGTGCCGGGCGAGGAGGTCGTCGTGCAGCCGCTCGACGGCGGCGCGATCGGCGACGTCGAGCTGGGCGGCCTCGACACGAGCGCCGCGGGCGGCGAGGCCGGCGCAGGCCGTCCGGACCCGCTCCTCGTCGAGGTCGGTCATCACCACATGGGCGCCGGCTTCCTCGAGCGCCTCGCAGGCGGCGAGCCCGATGCCGCGACCGGCGCCGGTCACCACGGCGACCTTGCCGGTCAGATCGTATTTCTTCAGATAGGACATCGTTCCCTCGATGGGCAGCGCGAAAAACCAGGCGGGCGACGGGCAATGCCCGCCGCCCGGCAGCCCCGGACAGGTCAGAACACCGAGTCGGGCCGGTAATATCTGTCGACGTTCTCCTTGGAGATAACTTCCGGCTTGATCAGGTAATGCTTGGGGAATTCGGCCGGAAGCTCGCCCTTGACGCTCTTCATGCCGATCTCCACGCCGGTCCGTCCGATCAGGTCGGGGTCGTTGAGGCCGGTGGCGCCGTACTTGCCTTCCTTGATCAGGGCGAGGGCTTCCTTCTGGCCGTCGGCCGCCGCGAGCAGCAGCACGCCGTCCAGCTTGTGGGCGGCCTCCAGGGCGCGGCGGGCGCCGAGAACCATGCTGTCGTTCTCGCCGATCACCACGTTGACGTCGGGATGGGCGGTGATGATGTCCTCCATGGCGCTCACGCCGCCTTCGGACGTCCAGCCGCCCCATCCCTGGGCCACGATGTTCAGCTTGGCCACGCCGCTGCCGGCAAGCTGGCCTTCGACATAGCCGCGGACGACGCCCATGCGCCGGTTCTCGCCGCCGGGATTGCCCTGGTTGCCGGAGATGATGGCGACCGTGGCCGGCTTGCCGCCCAGCGTCTTCGCCAGCCATCTGCCGACCAGCTCGCCGTTCTCGACATTCGAGGACTGCACGTGGGTGACGAAATTGGCCTTGGGATTGAGGTCGGCGTCGATGACGACGACCTTGATGCCCGCCGCCGACGCGGCGTTGACGGCGGGGACGAGGCCTTCGGGATCCTGCGGGTTGACGAGCAGCAGGGAAACCTTGCGGGCGACCATGTCCTCGATGTCGGAAATCTGCTTGTTCATGTCGCGCTGCCCGTCGGAGGACAGGACGTCGCAGCCGAGCTTCTTGCCCTCGTCGCGCACGGCGGCTTCCTGCGCCGCGTAATAGGGCGCGTTGAGCGTCGACATGGAGATGCCGATCTTGCAGTCGGCAGCCTGGGCGGCGGCACCGGTCAGGCTGGTCACGACGCCGGCCAGCAGGGCGGCGGCGATCTTGTTCGGCGATGTCATGGCGTTTCTCCCTTCAGGCGTTCTTTCGCGATGGCCTCGTCCGCCGCACCTGCGATGCGGCGGCGGGCTATTCCCCGTACGGCACCCAGATGGTCTTGACCTGGATGGACCGGCGCAGGAATTGGGGGCCCAGCCCATGGATCGGGCTCGACCAGTCGAGGCCGCCGGGCCCGACGGCCCAGACCGGCTTGACGTTGCCGGCCGAGCGCTCCTCGGCGGCACGGATCTCCCCCGGCTCGCCGGCGGTCCACAGCGCGTCGACGTCGTCGTGATCGGCCAGCGTCGCGGTCAGCGCCGCCCGCTCGCCGGTGACGATGTTGACCACGCCGGCCGGCACGTCCGAGGTCTCCAGCACCTGGTAGAAGTCGGTGGCGACGAGCGGATGGGCCTGGGAGGGCAGCACCACCACGCGGTTGCCCATGGCGATCGCCGGCGCGACCAGGGAGACGAAGGCGAGCAGCGGCGCCTCGTCCGGGCAGGCGATGGCGATGACGCCCCAGGGCTCGTTCATCGCCAGGGTGACGTGCCGGCTGCGCGTCGACTGCACCCGGCCGTCGAACTTGTCGGCATAGCCGGCATAGAAGGTCAGGCGGCGCACGGCCAGCGCCACCTCCTCGGCCGCGGCCTCGGGCGTGACGCCGGTCAGCGCCTCGATGCGGTCGGCGAATTCTTGCGCCCTGGCCTCGAGGTTCTCGGCCAGGAAGAACAGCACCTGCGCCCGGGCATGGGCGCTGGCGGCGGACCAGCCGGCCGCCTTCTGAGCCGCCTCGACCGCGTTGCGGATGTCCTTGCGGTTGCCGAGGCCGGCCTGGGAGACCGGGCGGCCCTTGGCGTCGGACACGGTGTAGCTGGCGCCGCCGTCGGGCCGCGCCTGCTTGCCGCCGACATAAAGCTTGGCGGTGCGGTCGAGCCGCGGCGCCGCGCCGTCGGCGGCCGAGACGGCCGGCGCCGGGGCCGCGGTGAAGTCCGCCGCCGCGGCGGGCGCGGCCCTGCGCGCCTTGCGGGCGGCCTTGTCGGGCGCCTTCAGATATTCGGCCATGCCGGCATGGCCGCCCTCCCGGCCATAGCCGCTTTCGCGGTAGCCGCCGAAGCCGGCGGCGGCGTCGAACATGTTGGTGCCGTTGAGCCAGATCACCCCGGCCTTGATGCGGGCGGCCGCGTCGAGGGCGACGTTCAGCGTCTCCGACCAGATCGAGGCGCTGAGGCCGTAGCGGGTGTTGTTGGCGAGCGCCACCGCCTCGTCCTGGGTGCGGAAGGTCATGGTGACCAGCACCGGGCCGAAGATCTCCTCCTGCGCCACGATCGAGGCCGGCGCGACGCCGGTGAGGATGGTCGGCGGGAAGAAGAAGCCTCGTG
It includes:
- a CDS encoding sugar-binding transcriptional regulator; translation: MPRPPRDEETILHIARLHHEEGLMQTEIARDLKISEATVSRYLRQAMELGFIEVRVASRAFRNFDLERRLVRRFGLVSAIVIEPRTSAAETRRILGNAAGRALEDLLANGSVIGVSNGETVAAVAAEARRSRSAHIDVVTLIGGVGRAEEATHTGQICRTLADRLGGRSWILPVPAVVDSPALAETLRGMEAFREVFSLFDRMTVAVIGVGALTPESSTFQHGLFTQGHLRGIVARHAAGSICARFYDADGKGLPTDLDACTLSITLEQLATVPHRFAVALGADKVPAIRAGIAGRLINMLGTDAPTAEALLG
- a CDS encoding substrate-binding domain-containing protein, whose translation is MTSPNKIAAALLAGVVTSLTGAAAQAADCKIGISMSTLNAPYYAAQEAAVRDEGKKLGCDVLSSDGQRDMNKQISDIEDMVARKVSLLLVNPQDPEGLVPAVNAASAAGIKVVVIDADLNPKANFVTHVQSSNVENGELVGRWLAKTLGGKPATVAIISGNQGNPGGENRRMGVVRGYVEGQLAGSGVAKLNIVAQGWGGWTSEGGVSAMEDIITAHPDVNVVIGENDSMVLGARRALEAAHKLDGVLLLAAADGQKEALALIKEGKYGATGLNDPDLIGRTGVEIGMKSVKGELPAEFPKHYLIKPEVISKENVDRYYRPDSVF
- a CDS encoding SDR family NAD(P)-dependent oxidoreductase codes for the protein MSYLKKYDLTGKVAVVTGAGRGIGLAACEALEEAGAHVVMTDLDEERVRTACAGLAARGARVEAAQLDVADRAAVERLHDDLLARHGRMDILVNNAGIALSNTPAETMTDERWLKVLDVNLNGLFWCSRTFGRSMLAAGSGSIVNIGSMSGFIVNKPQEQAHYNASKAAVHHLTKSLAAEWASRGVRVNAVAPTYIDTELNALVRDDPAMYAAWIGNTPMARLGRVDEVASAILFLACDASSLLTGSIVQVDGGYTCW
- a CDS encoding aldehyde dehydrogenase family protein, with translation MPSVSEILETMEYGPAPEANDAVLAWLAAKGGRTRHFIDGAFVDPAEGGSFEVVNPASGEVLIAAAQGGKADIDAAVAAARRVLPAWSALPGHVRARHLYALARLLQKRERFFAVLESMDNGKPIRESRDGDIPLAVRHFYHHAGWAEVLEAEFPGHEPVGVCGQIIPWNFPLLMLAWKVAPALAAGNTVVLKPAEFTPLTAVAFAELCREAGLPAGVVNIVTGDGATGAALVEHPGVDKIAFTGSTEVGRLIRRATAGTGKKLSLELGGKSPFVVFDDADLDSAVEGVVDAVWFNQGQVCCAGSRLLVHEAVADRFHARLKARAQRLRVGDPLDKSTDIGAVAAGVQLERIRSLVEAGRAEGAACWQPDIALPTRGFFFPPTILTGVAPASIVAQEEIFGPVLVTMTFRTQDEAVALANNTRYGLSASIWSETLNVALDAAARIKAGVIWLNGTNMFDAAAGFGGYRESGYGREGGHAGMAEYLKAPDKAARKARRAAPAAAADFTAAPAPAVSAADGAAPRLDRTAKLYVGGKQARPDGGASYTVSDAKGRPVSQAGLGNRKDIRNAVEAAQKAAGWSAASAHARAQVLFFLAENLEARAQEFADRIEALTGVTPEAAAEEVALAVRRLTFYAGYADKFDGRVQSTRSRHVTLAMNEPWGVIAIACPDEAPLLAFVSLVAPAIAMGNRVVVLPSQAHPLVATDFYQVLETSDVPAGVVNIVTGERAALTATLADHDDVDALWTAGEPGEIRAAEERSAGNVKPVWAVGPGGLDWSSPIHGLGPQFLRRSIQVKTIWVPYGE